A genomic stretch from Mycobacterium paraterrae includes:
- a CDS encoding WhiB family transcriptional regulator translates to MGGTPHTVPGLPLTGVSQRPHLSLVPDAIEDEFEGTEEATDQWQDRALCAQTDPEAFFPEKGGSTREAKKICLGCEVRSECLEYALAHDERFGIWGGLSERERRRLKRGII, encoded by the coding sequence ATGGGAGGAACACCGCACACCGTGCCCGGTCTGCCGTTGACAGGGGTATCGCAAAGGCCCCATTTGAGTTTGGTTCCCGACGCCATCGAAGACGAATTCGAGGGCACCGAGGAGGCAACCGACCAGTGGCAAGACCGAGCATTGTGCGCACAAACGGATCCAGAGGCGTTCTTTCCTGAGAAGGGCGGCTCCACCCGCGAGGCCAAAAAGATCTGCCTTGGCTGCGAAGTGCGGAGCGAATGCCTCGAGTACGCCTTGGCTCACGACGAGCGGTTCGGCATATGGGGTGGGCTTTCCGAGCGCGAGCGTCGTCGCCTCAAGCGCGGAATCATCTGA